In Microvenator marinus, one genomic interval encodes:
- a CDS encoding DEAD/DEAH box helicase: MTTFADLKLIEPLQKALTANDYTHPTAIQAKSIPALLQGRDVVGCAQTGTGKTAAFALPVLQHISQSEPSKKRVPKALILSPTRELAAQIGESFQSYGRFLKTKQVVIFGGVNEKPQIARLKEGVDIIVATPGRLIDLGNQGYVDLSNVGFFVLDEADRMLDMGFLPDIKRIMKQLPAKRQNLLFSATMPKAIEELANSFLDNPVRVEVQPQSSTVEKISQQVMFVAKNDKPGLLMSILKTEDVGQAIVFTRTKHGANKVHKKLLGAGFKAEVIHGNKSQGARNSALDAFRNGKSQLLIATDIASRGIDVEEITHVFNFDLPNDSENYVHRIGRTGRAGRSGSSISFCDETETGYLKDIEKIIGESIPHVVDHDFHMEEALKACALPAPKKKKSGRGFRPRNSSPRNSSQRSRRTN, translated from the coding sequence TTGACGACATTTGCAGATTTGAAACTTATCGAGCCTCTTCAGAAGGCTTTGACAGCCAACGATTACACCCACCCAACCGCCATTCAAGCCAAATCGATTCCGGCCCTGCTACAAGGCCGCGATGTGGTCGGTTGTGCCCAGACGGGAACGGGAAAAACAGCCGCTTTTGCGCTCCCAGTTCTCCAACATATCTCTCAATCCGAACCCTCGAAAAAGCGGGTCCCAAAGGCTTTGATTCTCTCTCCAACTCGTGAGCTTGCCGCTCAAATCGGTGAGAGTTTTCAGTCCTATGGAAGATTCCTAAAGACCAAACAGGTCGTGATTTTTGGTGGCGTCAACGAAAAGCCCCAAATCGCCCGACTCAAAGAAGGTGTGGACATCATCGTCGCCACCCCAGGAAGGCTCATCGACCTTGGAAATCAAGGCTATGTAGACCTTTCGAACGTCGGATTCTTCGTGCTCGACGAAGCTGACCGCATGCTCGATATGGGCTTTCTGCCGGACATCAAGAGAATCATGAAGCAATTGCCTGCAAAGAGGCAAAACCTTCTCTTCTCAGCCACGATGCCGAAGGCCATTGAAGAACTCGCGAACTCGTTTTTGGACAACCCAGTCAGGGTCGAGGTTCAGCCTCAATCGTCCACCGTTGAGAAGATTTCTCAGCAGGTGATGTTTGTGGCCAAAAATGATAAGCCGGGACTCTTGATGTCCATCTTGAAGACGGAGGATGTTGGTCAGGCCATCGTCTTTACTCGCACCAAACACGGCGCGAACAAGGTTCACAAGAAGCTTCTCGGCGCTGGATTTAAGGCTGAAGTTATCCACGGAAATAAGAGCCAGGGTGCGCGCAATAGCGCTCTGGACGCCTTCCGAAACGGCAAGAGCCAACTTCTAATCGCTACCGATATCGCCTCACGCGGAATTGATGTGGAAGAAATCACCCACGTCTTTAACTTCGACCTGCCGAACGACTCGGAGAACTACGTTCACCGAATCGGTCGAACAGGTCGTGCCGGGCGAAGTGGTTCGTCGATCTCGTTCTGTGACGAGACCGAAACTGGCTACCTCAAGGATATCGAGAAGATCATCGGAGAGAGCATTCCCCATGTCGTGGACCACGATTTCCACATGGAAGAGGCGCTCAAAGCTTGCGCGCTTCCTGCCCCGAAGAAGAAGAAAAGTGGTCGAGGGTTTCGTCCGCGCAATTCGTCACCGCGAAACTCTTCGCAGCGCTCACGCCGAACCAACTAA
- a CDS encoding class I SAM-dependent methyltransferase has translation MSTQDEVEVSYDVSNEFFRLWLDEKMNYTCALYEGTDNLEEAQMKKLHWLSDAAHVNSESSVLDIGCGWGANLEFLATQRHVAMATGITLSRAQHAEIVDRNIPNVFATVTDYRDFQPTEKFDAVISICMMEHIATPEEVREGKHIGMYRDYFRKAHEWTRPGAWFGLQTILRNRVPRNREHLRDIGWVTQEIFPGGLSLRLEDIVMAVNPYWEIMEVKTRREHYEKTCAEWLRRLRSHEALIRDKWGDKVFEDYDRYLHTCVVGFQNHYQSLAQYALRRID, from the coding sequence GTGTCTACACAAGATGAAGTCGAAGTCTCATACGACGTCTCCAACGAGTTCTTCCGGCTCTGGCTCGACGAGAAGATGAACTACACCTGCGCACTCTATGAGGGTACTGATAACCTCGAAGAAGCACAGATGAAGAAGTTGCATTGGCTCTCCGATGCTGCCCACGTGAACTCCGAGTCCTCTGTACTGGATATTGGTTGTGGATGGGGCGCAAACCTCGAATTCCTCGCCACCCAAAGGCACGTGGCGATGGCCACAGGAATCACACTCAGTCGCGCCCAGCACGCCGAGATTGTTGATCGCAATATCCCCAACGTTTTCGCGACTGTGACCGACTACAGGGACTTCCAACCCACCGAGAAGTTTGATGCCGTCATCTCCATTTGCATGATGGAGCATATCGCCACGCCTGAAGAGGTCCGCGAAGGAAAACACATCGGTATGTACCGCGATTATTTCCGCAAGGCGCACGAATGGACCCGTCCAGGCGCCTGGTTTGGCCTTCAAACGATCTTGAGAAACCGCGTGCCAAGAAACCGTGAGCACCTCAGAGATATCGGCTGGGTCACTCAGGAAATCTTCCCGGGCGGACTCTCTCTTCGCCTCGAAGACATCGTCATGGCCGTCAATCCCTACTGGGAAATCATGGAAGTCAAAACGCGTCGCGAGCATTATGAGAAGACATGCGCAGAGTGGTTGCGCCGCCTTCGAAGCCACGAAGCGCTCATCCGCGACAAATGGGGCGACAAAGTTTTCGAAGACTACGACCGTTACCTTCATACTTGCGTCGTGGGCTTCCAGAATCACTATCAATCTCTCGCTCAGTACGCTCTGCGCCGAATTGATTGA
- a CDS encoding fatty acyl-AMP ligase, whose protein sequence is MRRMEPVSDTLATALEASAEAYPTHGFTFQDMTGKETFYTFGQMVDETGTRAAALAKLGLKKGDRVGIIVIEPEDFVLSFFAALRLGVIPVPLYPPMSMGEIDAYMDRLTRILDTAKAEVLLASEKLQNVLWSVVDRVPSVRKLVAIESLKKGGPAPIFPTITQEDIAFLQYTSGSTADPKGVIVTHGTLHANVTGIMTTLEMDPDKDDRGLSWLPLYHDMGLIGFVIAPAFWGVSCQFIPTLRFLKHPNSWMETASRYKATITFAPPFALGLAARRARPNQIKDWDLSTLRIVGVGAEPINPESARDFVELFSENSKMPTNAILPAYGMAEFTLAISLKEAGQTMRVRYVDPEAFENEGRAIEATGDFALEHVSCGPIFPGHEVKIVSPETHQEMPDGCEGEICLKGPSVMPGYYLNDEATQEAFRDGWLRSGDLGYLWDGEIYVTGRLKDLIILNGRNIHPQSIEWPLQEIDGVRKGNVVAFSVPGLSTEELVIALEKRADADNQTIREAVTDAISKEFSVQVAEVVVLDAGLLPKTSSGKLQRRKTRQLYLEGSLGSQGSRQMGSSGQKLTMAKHVARSVWTRVKYTVTAR, encoded by the coding sequence ATGAGACGCATGGAACCCGTTTCCGACACACTCGCAACCGCCCTCGAAGCCAGCGCCGAAGCATATCCAACACACGGTTTTACCTTCCAGGACATGACCGGTAAGGAGACGTTTTACACCTTTGGACAAATGGTGGACGAAACCGGCACGCGCGCAGCAGCACTGGCCAAGCTCGGACTCAAAAAAGGAGATCGCGTCGGTATCATCGTGATTGAACCCGAAGACTTTGTCCTGAGTTTCTTTGCCGCTCTTCGCCTCGGCGTCATTCCTGTTCCGCTCTACCCACCGATGTCCATGGGCGAAATCGACGCCTATATGGATCGTTTGACTCGAATCCTCGACACAGCAAAGGCAGAAGTCCTTCTGGCTTCGGAGAAGCTCCAAAACGTGCTTTGGTCGGTGGTGGATCGCGTTCCCTCGGTTCGAAAGCTCGTGGCTATCGAGTCTTTGAAAAAGGGTGGCCCGGCGCCCATATTCCCGACCATCACTCAGGAAGATATTGCATTCTTGCAATACACGTCCGGCTCGACTGCCGACCCGAAAGGCGTCATTGTGACGCACGGCACGCTGCATGCCAACGTGACTGGTATCATGACGACCCTTGAGATGGACCCGGACAAGGATGACCGCGGTCTTTCGTGGCTTCCACTCTACCACGACATGGGGCTGATTGGCTTTGTCATCGCACCCGCATTCTGGGGAGTCAGTTGCCAATTCATCCCAACTTTACGCTTCCTCAAGCATCCAAACTCTTGGATGGAGACGGCGTCTAGATACAAGGCCACCATTACATTTGCGCCACCGTTCGCGCTCGGGCTTGCAGCTCGGCGTGCACGGCCAAACCAAATCAAAGATTGGGACCTCTCCACGCTCCGCATCGTTGGCGTGGGTGCTGAGCCTATCAATCCGGAATCGGCTCGAGACTTTGTCGAGCTCTTCTCGGAAAACAGCAAGATGCCGACCAACGCCATTCTACCTGCTTACGGCATGGCCGAGTTCACGCTCGCCATCAGCCTGAAGGAAGCCGGCCAGACGATGCGCGTAAGATACGTGGATCCCGAAGCTTTCGAGAATGAAGGTCGGGCCATCGAAGCAACCGGTGATTTCGCTCTTGAACACGTCTCTTGCGGACCGATTTTCCCAGGCCACGAAGTCAAGATCGTCTCTCCGGAAACCCATCAAGAGATGCCTGACGGATGCGAAGGTGAGATCTGCTTGAAGGGGCCCTCGGTCATGCCCGGGTACTACCTCAACGACGAGGCAACTCAGGAAGCATTCCGCGACGGTTGGTTGCGAAGCGGTGACCTGGGTTATCTTTGGGACGGAGAAATCTACGTCACAGGACGCCTCAAGGACCTGATTATTCTGAACGGCCGCAACATCCACCCGCAATCCATCGAATGGCCTCTGCAGGAAATCGATGGTGTTCGAAAAGGCAATGTGGTGGCGTTTTCGGTTCCTGGCTTGTCCACCGAAGAGCTCGTTATCGCGCTGGAGAAGCGCGCCGACGCTGATAACCAGACGATTCGAGAGGCCGTCACGGACGCGATTAGCAAAGAGTTCTCTGTCCAAGTCGCTGAGGTCGTCGTACTCGATGCTGGACTGCTTCCCAAGACGTCTTCGGGCAAGCTCCAGCGCCGAAAAACTCGACAACTCTACCTCGAAGGCTCTCTCGGCTCACAAGGCTCGAGGCAAATGGGCTCTTCGGGGCAAAAACTCACCATGGCAAAACATGTCGCGCGGTCCGTTTGGACCCGCGTTAAGTACACTGTGACCGCGCGTTAG
- a CDS encoding procyclic acidic repetitive family protein — translation MGFVVIFVLFLAACGSETPIMDTDLMDTDQPDMALIGDAWMEEPEPEPEPEPEPEPEPEPEPEPEPEPEPMCEFIEACDEVSGSAQEHFIEEIGSCAFQLVLYDRTQAAHAELDQIAAQAKGYVSLNDLNLNREATPGVSADTADRLKNHDYFGFRWNTGDNDTTAWYPQGMTGNEDAGQSGRRFLVSWYDKANNPAKGVRISLVDLQDPNNIRYRHILLVEPTADGFGPVLTGGGNPLHAGGIVWIGNLLYVADTGQGFRVFDLSRIIEVSHTDDTSRIGVSAGRVDAFGYRYIAGQIARYRQPNDACNIRFSFAGLDRSTQPATIVSGEYMVDNTTGRLARWPVDLASGWLIEEVGRVRATSAYIAGQTRMQGALTRGDEIYISSSSQYQRYGRLYRTRVGQESSISAWVYGAEDLYYEASTDRIWTPAEHPGDRDTVSIPRRDP, via the coding sequence ATGGGCTTTGTTGTAATTTTTGTCCTCTTCTTGGCGGCATGTGGTTCGGAGACGCCGATCATGGACACGGATCTCATGGACACGGATCAGCCAGATATGGCTCTGATCGGCGACGCATGGATGGAGGAGCCCGAACCGGAGCCTGAGCCCGAACCTGAGCCCGAACCTGAGCCTGAGCCCGAACCCGAGCCCGAACCCGAGCCCGAACCCATGTGCGAGTTCATCGAGGCATGCGACGAGGTGTCTGGCAGCGCCCAAGAGCATTTCATCGAAGAAATTGGTTCGTGTGCGTTTCAACTCGTGCTTTACGACCGTACTCAAGCAGCTCACGCAGAACTGGACCAGATTGCGGCTCAAGCAAAAGGTTATGTGAGTCTGAACGACCTCAATCTCAACCGTGAGGCAACTCCCGGTGTTAGTGCGGATACGGCCGACCGACTCAAGAACCACGACTATTTCGGATTTCGATGGAACACGGGTGATAACGACACTACGGCCTGGTACCCACAAGGCATGACCGGGAACGAAGATGCCGGTCAAAGTGGGCGGCGCTTCCTTGTCTCCTGGTACGACAAAGCCAACAATCCTGCGAAGGGTGTACGTATCTCACTCGTGGATCTTCAGGACCCGAACAATATTCGGTACCGCCATATTCTGCTGGTGGAGCCCACCGCCGATGGGTTTGGACCTGTGCTCACCGGAGGCGGCAATCCACTTCACGCTGGCGGCATCGTTTGGATCGGAAACCTGCTCTATGTCGCGGACACGGGGCAAGGTTTTAGAGTCTTTGATTTGTCTCGTATCATCGAGGTCTCACATACCGATGACACGTCCAGGATAGGCGTTTCCGCAGGACGCGTGGATGCGTTTGGCTACAGGTATATCGCGGGGCAAATCGCGAGGTACAGGCAGCCAAACGATGCGTGCAATATCCGCTTCTCGTTCGCTGGACTGGACAGGTCCACGCAACCCGCGACCATCGTTTCCGGTGAATACATGGTGGATAATACCACAGGCCGGCTCGCGCGTTGGCCGGTTGACCTCGCTAGTGGCTGGTTGATCGAGGAGGTGGGGCGAGTCCGCGCGACAAGCGCCTACATCGCTGGCCAGACCCGCATGCAAGGTGCACTGACCCGAGGAGACGAAATCTATATCTCGTCCTCAAGTCAGTACCAACGTTATGGCCGACTCTACCGGACAAGGGTAGGGCAGGAGAGCTCCATCTCGGCGTGGGTCTATGGTGCCGAAGACCTCTATTACGAAGCTTCAACTGACCGTATCTGGACGCCCGCGGAACATCCCGGGGACAGAGACACCGTGTCGATTCCGAGGCGTGACCCCTAA
- a CDS encoding aldo/keto reductase, whose protein sequence is MKRRDFLILSAANCMVLSSPTLLFGAQRPKILTKPIHSTGEAIPVIGMGTWQTFNVGTDTALMDSRTQVLSTFLEAGGTVVDSSPMYGSAQNVMGYALSKLNRPKVFSADKIWTRSGDTAADLNQSGSKWGVERFDLMQVHNLLNWEEHLPRLLEMKKEGKIRYVGITTSHGRRHSDFESVMKRYPLDFVQLTYNVDDREVERRLLPLAKDRNIAVLANRPFQGGTLPDQLKGRAKLPDIAKELGCTTWPQLLLKWVVSHPAVTCAIPATSKVEHMKENMVACTGTLPDQAGRDAILKAFEGA, encoded by the coding sequence ATGAAAAGACGAGATTTTCTGATTTTGAGTGCCGCAAACTGCATGGTCCTGAGCAGCCCTACCCTACTCTTTGGTGCGCAACGTCCAAAGATATTGACTAAGCCCATCCATTCTACGGGAGAGGCGATACCCGTCATTGGCATGGGAACGTGGCAGACGTTTAACGTGGGTACTGACACGGCTTTGATGGACAGTCGTACTCAGGTCCTGAGTACATTCCTTGAGGCGGGAGGGACAGTGGTGGACTCGTCGCCGATGTACGGCTCTGCCCAGAACGTGATGGGCTATGCCCTCAGCAAGCTTAACAGACCCAAGGTATTCTCTGCGGATAAAATCTGGACTCGCAGTGGTGACACAGCCGCAGACCTCAACCAGTCTGGCTCCAAATGGGGCGTAGAGCGATTCGATCTGATGCAAGTTCATAACTTGCTCAACTGGGAAGAACATCTACCAAGGCTCCTCGAAATGAAGAAGGAAGGAAAGATTCGCTACGTCGGGATTACGACCTCTCATGGACGCCGGCATTCTGACTTCGAGTCCGTGATGAAGCGATACCCACTGGACTTTGTGCAATTGACCTACAATGTGGATGATCGCGAGGTAGAGCGCCGCCTTTTACCTCTTGCGAAAGACCGAAACATCGCTGTTTTAGCCAATCGTCCATTTCAAGGAGGAACCCTGCCGGACCAACTCAAAGGGCGCGCTAAACTCCCAGACATTGCCAAAGAGCTCGGCTGCACCACGTGGCCGCAACTTCTTCTAAAATGGGTGGTCTCACACCCGGCCGTCACCTGTGCAATCCCGGCCACGTCAAAGGTCGAGCATATGAAGGAGAATATGGTGGCGTGCACGGGTACTCTGCCTGACCAAGCCGGTCGTGATGCGATTCTAAAGGCATTTGAGGGGGCTTGA
- a CDS encoding acyl carrier protein: MNDNEVIALIKEALDEVAPGKSAEVTLANMDMKIRDLAIDSVVTMEMVGVIEERLNTTFPDEDLAQVSKLSDLAKLIRSAS, from the coding sequence ATGAACGATAATGAAGTGATTGCCCTCATCAAAGAGGCACTGGATGAAGTCGCACCGGGGAAATCAGCGGAAGTGACGCTTGCGAACATGGACATGAAAATCCGTGACCTCGCCATCGACTCGGTTGTGACCATGGAGATGGTTGGTGTGATTGAAGAGCGCCTCAACACTACCTTCCCTGATGAAGACCTCGCACAAGTCAGCAAGTTGAGCGACCTTGCAAAATTGATTCGCTCCGCCTCCTAA
- a CDS encoding MBL fold metallo-hydrolase, with the protein MFKKFFTASFALFLTACGASFGGTPDGERLERMKASEQWNDVEEKFQNVIPTGGIKPGKRWELFKAFWNKPPDPTPEDYPPTLTPEFSDIPSASLRVTWLGHSTVVVSTAGQHILLDPIFSERASPFQWIGPSRFHLPPVDIKDLPPIDAIIISHDHYDHLDMNSIKELVDTTDALFLVPLGVGAHLEERGIPANRLRELDWWDEIQIGAIKIAATPSRHFSGRGLFNRDSTLWASWTIIGPNHRVYFSGDTGYFEGFREISERYGPFDLAMFEVGAFNEAWSDVHLGPKNAIRAYEQMEADVIMPIHWGTFSLGLHGWKDPAEEFAKIAEEKGYRWVAPRPGEYVEPGVYEPKQPWWKNW; encoded by the coding sequence ATGTTCAAGAAATTCTTTACCGCTTCCTTCGCACTTTTCCTGACCGCGTGCGGAGCCTCGTTTGGCGGGACGCCCGATGGCGAACGGCTCGAACGCATGAAGGCGTCAGAGCAATGGAATGACGTCGAGGAAAAATTTCAGAACGTCATTCCTACCGGGGGTATCAAGCCCGGAAAACGCTGGGAGCTCTTCAAGGCGTTTTGGAACAAGCCTCCCGACCCAACCCCTGAAGATTACCCGCCGACCTTGACTCCGGAATTCTCCGACATTCCGTCGGCATCGCTGCGCGTGACCTGGCTCGGACACTCCACAGTCGTTGTTTCAACCGCTGGGCAACACATCCTCTTAGATCCGATTTTTTCTGAACGGGCATCACCCTTCCAGTGGATCGGGCCGAGCCGATTTCACCTACCTCCGGTGGACATCAAAGACCTTCCGCCTATCGACGCCATAATCATCTCTCACGATCATTACGACCATCTGGACATGAATTCCATCAAGGAACTCGTAGACACTACAGACGCTCTATTCCTTGTCCCGCTTGGCGTAGGGGCGCACCTCGAAGAGCGGGGAATTCCGGCCAATCGCCTTCGCGAGCTCGATTGGTGGGATGAGATCCAAATCGGCGCCATCAAGATAGCCGCAACGCCTTCGAGGCACTTCTCGGGACGAGGCCTTTTCAACCGAGATTCCACGCTCTGGGCATCGTGGACAATCATCGGCCCCAATCACCGCGTCTACTTTAGCGGTGACACAGGGTATTTTGAGGGATTCAGGGAGATTTCTGAGCGCTATGGCCCCTTTGACCTCGCGATGTTCGAGGTCGGTGCGTTCAATGAAGCATGGAGCGACGTTCATTTAGGCCCAAAAAACGCCATTCGTGCCTACGAACAGATGGAAGCCGATGTGATCATGCCCATTCACTGGGGCACCTTTAGCCTCGGGCTCCACGGCTGGAAAGACCCCGCGGAAGAGTTCGCCAAGATAGCCGAGGAAAAGGGCTACCGTTGGGTCGCACCGCGCCCCGGAGAATACGTCGAACCTGGGGTCTACGAGCCCAAACAACCGTGGTGGAAAAACTGGTAG
- a CDS encoding PaaI family thioesterase, which yields MVDFTHPGPDDADLDIPGLQRADDRLAHLTFERSFLSGPHHDKGIMNVRWFLGPNDTLKGRAWFGPGAQGPPGHAHGGSIAAVLDEALGSACWAAGHPVLAAELTTRFKQKVKLGQAYDVEAEVTRVEGRKIFVEGRILNGDEVLAEATGLFIVMRDFDGF from the coding sequence ATGGTAGATTTCACTCATCCGGGGCCAGACGATGCGGACCTCGATATCCCCGGCTTGCAGAGGGCAGATGATAGACTCGCGCATCTCACCTTCGAACGCTCGTTCCTCTCCGGACCTCACCACGACAAAGGCATCATGAATGTCAGGTGGTTTCTCGGACCCAACGATACGCTCAAAGGACGCGCGTGGTTCGGCCCCGGGGCCCAAGGCCCACCCGGTCACGCACACGGGGGCAGCATCGCAGCGGTTCTAGACGAAGCTCTCGGAAGTGCTTGTTGGGCGGCCGGTCACCCTGTGCTCGCCGCAGAGCTCACCACACGCTTCAAACAAAAGGTCAAACTCGGTCAAGCTTACGATGTTGAGGCCGAGGTGACTCGTGTCGAGGGTCGCAAGATATTTGTTGAAGGAAGAATTCTTAATGGTGACGAGGTTCTAGCTGAGGCCACCGGACTTTTTATCGTGATGCGCGATTTTGATGGCTTTTAG
- a CDS encoding response regulator transcription factor produces MLNSEIPWARIAAIWAELATAPVNAPDEALHHLFDLICELTRADDAICVVALRSLPSADWDTDPLHGWRWMHTFRYDDRHDVTFANFWSQDPKNTIHSRVLQKAVEGFGSHRALLKNDVIGDAPWSESRVGPLFTHYGIKDRITAAYSLSSDIEVFFTVDRKKSARPFGEKERDILLATLPGLGPICLRLAMSFGFVGSKMKLTPRERETLIHLLDKKSEKEIADEMGLTVRSAHQYVVSIYRKFEVNSRAELMALWMSTPPMRQTRDDVARLASLDEDSEGISG; encoded by the coding sequence TTGTTGAATTCCGAGATTCCGTGGGCACGTATTGCCGCGATTTGGGCTGAGCTTGCAACCGCCCCAGTCAATGCGCCGGACGAGGCGCTTCACCACCTCTTTGACTTGATTTGTGAGCTTACACGAGCAGACGATGCGATATGTGTGGTCGCGCTCCGATCGTTGCCTAGTGCAGATTGGGACACCGACCCACTCCATGGATGGCGCTGGATGCACACGTTTCGGTACGATGACCGTCATGACGTGACGTTTGCAAATTTCTGGTCGCAGGACCCGAAGAACACGATTCATAGCCGTGTGTTGCAAAAGGCCGTGGAAGGTTTTGGTTCACATCGCGCCCTCCTGAAGAATGATGTCATCGGCGATGCGCCTTGGAGCGAGAGTCGAGTTGGACCACTCTTCACTCATTACGGTATAAAGGATCGCATCACCGCGGCCTACTCCTTGAGCTCAGATATCGAGGTGTTCTTTACGGTGGATAGAAAAAAGAGCGCGCGGCCGTTTGGCGAAAAGGAGCGCGATATTCTACTTGCAACACTACCGGGATTAGGTCCGATTTGTCTTCGACTCGCTATGAGTTTTGGTTTTGTTGGCTCCAAGATGAAGCTCACACCGCGAGAGCGGGAGACCTTGATTCATCTGCTCGACAAGAAAAGCGAGAAGGAAATCGCGGATGAAATGGGGCTTACTGTGAGGTCAGCCCATCAATACGTGGTCTCGATCTACCGAAAGTTTGAAGTCAATAGTCGCGCAGAGTTGATGGCGCTCTGGATGAGCACGCCACCGATGCGCCAGACGCGAGATGACGTGGCTCGGCTTGCTAGCCTGGACGAAGATTCCGAGGGGATTTCGGGGTAG
- a CDS encoding fatty acid desaturase family protein encodes MIFSSALLGLSDTQNQPEALSEPAPPKMRTDSELVRATKEFAKEDRAKSWRLLIETAVVLFALAAGAVFAPIWWVQLLCGIAFGLVQIRAFIFYHDYLHGAIFKKSKLASAIMSCLGFYQLSVRSVWKETHDYHHRNNSKLFGSSIGSFPLVTTRLWRRMSKKQKLLYRAARHPINVFGGYFTVFLIGMAISPFKRDPKNHWGGPVALLLHFGLFGGVWALTNLWTALCIIIIPHIVALGLGSFLFFAQHNFPDCKLRGRADWDYTYAALNSSSMFDMPGWMHWITGNIGYHHVHHLNHNIPFYRLPEAMAAMPELQSPGRVTWHPKVIAKVFSCGVWDPEKSRMVTYQEAG; translated from the coding sequence ATGATCTTTTCTTCTGCTCTTCTAGGACTGAGCGATACCCAAAATCAACCCGAGGCCCTGAGCGAGCCAGCACCGCCGAAAATGCGCACTGACAGCGAGCTCGTACGCGCAACCAAAGAGTTCGCTAAGGAAGACCGCGCAAAGTCGTGGCGACTGCTCATCGAGACCGCTGTGGTGCTCTTTGCGCTGGCCGCCGGAGCCGTCTTTGCCCCAATCTGGTGGGTTCAACTCCTCTGCGGAATTGCGTTCGGATTGGTACAAATCCGAGCGTTTATTTTCTATCACGACTACCTGCACGGCGCGATTTTCAAGAAATCCAAACTCGCAAGCGCCATCATGTCTTGCCTTGGATTCTACCAGCTCTCAGTTCGCTCGGTTTGGAAAGAAACTCACGACTACCACCACCGCAACAATTCCAAGCTTTTCGGCTCTTCCATCGGGTCATTCCCTCTCGTGACCACTCGCCTCTGGCGCCGAATGAGCAAAAAACAAAAGCTTCTTTACCGTGCGGCTAGGCACCCGATTAACGTGTTCGGCGGGTACTTCACGGTGTTTTTGATTGGCATGGCGATTTCGCCCTTCAAACGCGACCCAAAGAACCACTGGGGCGGCCCCGTGGCCCTTCTGCTTCATTTCGGCCTATTCGGTGGCGTTTGGGCGCTGACCAACCTCTGGACCGCGCTCTGCATCATCATCATCCCGCATATCGTGGCGTTGGGTCTCGGCTCCTTCTTGTTCTTCGCGCAACACAACTTCCCTGATTGTAAGCTTCGAGGACGCGCCGACTGGGACTACACCTACGCGGCGCTCAATTCTTCGAGCATGTTCGACATGCCGGGATGGATGCACTGGATTACCGGCAATATCGGCTACCATCACGTTCACCACCTGAACCATAATATCCCGTTTTACCGGCTTCCGGAGGCCATGGCCGCTATGCCAGAACTCCAGTCACCAGGCCGCGTTACGTGGCATCCAAAGGTCATAGCCAAGGTATTTAGCTGTGGCGTATGGGACCCCGAAAAATCACGCATGGTCACGTACCAGGAGGCCGGATAA